In a genomic window of Saccharomyces kudriavzevii IFO 1802 strain IFO1802 genome assembly, chromosome: 2:
- the PAF1 gene encoding Paf1p (similar to Saccharomyces cerevisiae PAF1 (YBR279W); ancestral locus Anc_1.309): MSKKQEYIAPIKYQNSLPVPQLPPKLLVYEDAPETNPDSSQLINSLYTKTNVSNLIQQDDDLGMPVDLMKFPGLLNKLDSKLLYGFDNVKLAKDDRILLRDPRIDRLTRTDVSKVTFLRRTEYVSNTIAAHDSTFLKRKRGLGDEDSDDENLDVNHIIKRVEKTFNKTDTWKHPVKKGVKMVKKWDLLPDTASMDQIYFILKFMGSASLDSKEKKALTTGVFRPVELEEDEWISMYATDHKDSVILETELEKGMDEMDDDSHEGKVYKFKRIRDYDMKQVAEKPMTELAIRLNDKDGIAYYKPLRSKIELRRRRVNDIIKPLVKEHDIDQLNITLRNPSTKEANIRDKLRMKFDPINFATVDEEDEEEEEKHDDAKEELEEDLEKEDPKPESVSEQDEVTKQDAKPAPETPETLDTISTEQEPKEPEELKDTPGQE; encoded by the coding sequence ATGTCAAAAAAACAGGAATATATCGCGCCAATAAAATACCAAAACAGCTTGCCTGTACCACAATTACCTCCTAAACTTCTGGTTTACGAAGATGCTCCGGAGACAAATCCAGACTCCTCCCAATTGATCAATTCCCTATACACCAAGACGAACGTCAGTAACCTCATTCAAcaagatgatgatttgGGCATGCCGGttgatttgatgaaatttccGGGCCTGTTGAACAAACTAGATTCTAAACTGCTTTACGGTTTTGATAATGTCAAGTTAGCCAAAGATGATCGAATCTTGCTGAGGGACCCTAGAATAGACAGGTTGACCAGGACCGATGTATCCAAGGTTACCTTCTTAAGACGTACCGAATATGTCTCCAACACAATTGCTGCACACGATTCCACGttcttgaaaaggaaaagaggTTTGGGCGATGAAgattcagatgatgaaaaccTTGATGTCAACCATATAATCAAGAGAGTGGAGAAAACCTTCAACAAAACAGATACATGGAAACATCCAGTTAAGAAGGGAGTTAAGATGGTCAAAAAATGGGACTTGTTGCCCGATACGGCGTCAATGGACCAAATTTATTTTATCTTAAAATTCATGGGTAGTGCGTCGTTGGAcagcaaagaaaagaaagcgtTGACTACAGGCGTATTCAGGCCAGTGGAACTGGAAGAGGATGAATGGATTTCCATGTATGCCACCGATCATAAAGATTCTGTCATTTTGGAGACTGAACTGGAAAAGGGTATGGATGAAATGGACGATGACTCCCACGAAGGTAAGGTatacaaattcaaaaggaTAAGGGACTACGACATGAAACAGGTGGCTGAAAAGCCAATGACCGAGCTAGCTATACGTTTAAATGATAAAGACGGCATTGCCTATTACAAACCGCTACGTTCAAAGATCGAATTAAGGCGCAGAAGAGTAAATGATATCATCAAACCGTTAGTGAAAGAGCACGACATAGATCAGTTGAACATTACTCTGAGGAATCCTAGTACCAAAGAAGCTAATATAAGAGACAAGTTGAGAATGAAGTTCGATCCTATAAATTTCGCCACCGTggacgaagaagacgaagaagaggaggaaaaaCATGATGAtgccaaagaagaattagAGGAAGATCTCGAAAAGGAAGACCCCAAACCAGAAAGCGTGAGTGAGCAAGATGAAGTAACTAAACAGGATGCAAAGCCAGCGCCTGAAACTCCTGAAACTTTAGATACCATCAGTACCGAGCAGGAACCAAAGGAACCAGAGGAACTGAAAGACACTCCAGGACAAGAATAA
- the SAF1 gene encoding SCF ubiquitin ligase complex subunit SAF1 (similar to Saccharomyces cerevisiae SAF1 (YBR280C); ancestral locus Anc_1.307) encodes MGEVEDKERESEVGLPPDIVQATLPFLTTDDIKNLSQTNKYYNTLLDFDHSKTLWHELFHKAFGTLRTNDEPFQCRNSTEFKTCTETILREAYPDLSWQDLYQLRAYNTKFYSWGYMKHGRLGYTVSSNNELTGASLNGPSPRFKYGVNTPTEVPWFNSRTRSRSGNFIPSEDPLSAIKKDGDEIIAQVCSGGFSFQILTESGNLYSTGSTFSGGFKGPGPTGSQHDYNPFREMIHNMERSYPRITSRSNGSTLNTTGTFAGRRMSGSHPSTVYEAGNTRSSSVQNVTTGGGQAAAPIISPGGMNAAVPRTTMPSTGPHDNIYSELEMLERNANKAVPGNNHIRRMFARNSFPLYSGTHDNLETFNDIQYVAISSGRSHFLAMDTHGNIYSWDSTESDQGVKIEFADLPSRATNPILKIASGWNFNCCYIYKIGLVSWREREAIKRGESFAYAKYEVIPCTDDISGDSRVIDFACLQDGCVFYINNDGDKLWKYHNGLNNFLDLDVVGKLCKINVCFASLVLFTDTHCYTLKIANGDVDKESLTELDIDEKVISVASGDYHTVALTESGHLYSWGVESQDCGCLGLGPSEKVVNELHIGNWEGQRNIRVIKPRKIELPEDYICVSVTAGGWQTGALIIKKH; translated from the coding sequence ATGGGTGAAGTTGAGGATAAAGAAAGGGAGTCCGAAGTAGGATTACCTCCAGACATCGTCCAAGCTACTCTACCGTTTCTAACCACTGATGATATCAAGAATCTATCGCAAACGAACAAGTATTACAATACATTACTAGATTTTGACCACTCTAAGACTTTGTGGCATGAATTATTTCACAAAGCATTTGGCACATTAAGAACAAACGATGAACCTTTCCAGTGCCGAAACTCGACCGAATTCAAGACCTGCACAGAAACAATTTTAAGAGAAGCATACCCCGATCTATCGTGGCAAGATTTATACCAGCTACGAGCATACAATACGAAGTTTTACAGTTGGGGCTATATGAAGCATGGAAGATTAGGGTATACTGTCAGTTCTAATAATGAACTGACAGGTGCATCACTGAATGGGCCAAGTCCGCGGTTTAAATATGGTGTCAATACCCCAACAGAAGTTCCTTGGTTTAATAGTAGAACAAGGTCCAGAAGCGGTAATTTCATTCCTTCAGAGGACCCGTTAAGTGCTATCAAGAAAGATGGAGATGAAATTATAGCTCAAGTCTGCAGCGGtggtttttcttttcaaatcttgacTGAATCCGGTAACTTGTATAGTACCGGGTCTACTTTCTCTGGCGGCTTCAAAGGTCCTGGCCCTACTGGTTCGCAACATGATTATAATCCCTTTAGAGAGATGATTCATAATATGGAGAGATCGTATCCTCGAATCACGAGTCGCAGTAACGGAAGTACTCTGAATACCACAGGTACATTTGCTGGAAGGAGAATGAGTGGCAGTCATCCATCCACTGTTTACGAAGCAGGAAACACACGGTCAAGTTCAGTTCAGAACGTTACAACGGGCGGAGGACAAGCAGCGGCTCCCATTATCTCTCCTGGAGGAATGAACGCTGCTGTACCTAGGACTACTATGCCTTCAACGGGACCGCATGACAATATATATAGTGAATTAGAAATGCTAGAACGAAATGCAAACAAAGCAGTTCCTGGCAATAATCATATTAGGAGAATGTTTGCAAGAAATTCTTTTCCCCTGTATAGCGGTACACATGATAATTTGGAGACGTTCAATGATATTCAGTATGTCGCCATAAGTTCTGGAAGAAGCCATTTCCTGGCCATGGACACACATGGCAATATTTATTCATGGGATTCCACAGAATCTGACCAAGGTGTTAAAATCGAGTTTGCCGACTTACCTAGCCGTGCTACAAAtccaattttgaaaattgctAGTGGCTGGAACTTTAATTGTTGCTATATATACAAGATTGGGTTGGTTTCATGGAGGGAAAGAGAAGCTATTAAAAGGGGCGAGAGCTTTGCTTATGCAAAGTATGAAGTTATCCCATGTACAGATGATATCAGCGGAGACTCCAGGGTCATCGATTTTGCATGTTTACAAGATGGTTGTGTTTTCTACATTAATAATGATGGAGATAAGCTATGGAAATATCACAACGGTTTGAACAACTTCTTAGATTTAGACGTCGTTGGGAAGCTATGTAAAATCAACGTTTGTTTTGCTTCACTAGTACTGTTCACTGATACTCACTGTTATACTTTAAAGATTGCAAATGGTGACGTCGATAAGGAAAGTTTAACGGAACTGGACATCGATGAGAAGGTCATATCTGTTGCGAGTGGTGACTACCATACGGTAGCACTAACTGAGTCTGGTCATTTGTATTCTTGGGGCGTGGAAAGTCAAGATTGTGGGTGTCTAGGACTAGGGCCCTCTGAAAAAGTGGTTAATGAGTTACACATCGGCAATTGGGAAGGGCAGCGGAACATTAGGGTGATCAAGCccagaaaaattgaattgCCTGAAGATTATATTTGCGTCAGCGTGACAGCCGGTGGCTGGCAAACCGGTGCATTAATCATTAAGAAACATTGA
- the DPB3 gene encoding DNA polymerase epsilon noncatalytic subunit (similar to Saccharomyces cerevisiae DPB3 (YBR278W) and DLS1 (YJL065C); ancestral locus Anc_1.311) codes for MPDLVKDKAPTFPISKVKKIAKCDPEYIITSNAAVSATAFAAELFVQNLVEESLVLAQLNSKGKTSLRLSLNSIEECVEKKENFRFLEDVIKQLKKNSSLNKMRELGKQPGSDNQQADEEEPQLHQDDDESEDEGAEDDEEDDGSEQEEPAHQEELIDDREIDEDDKPPRSVATLLSRFQYKSTLDAGERSDSSDHETDEGKNKYT; via the coding sequence ATGCCCGATTTAGTTAAGGATAAGGCACCTACATTCCCCATATCTAAAGTAAAGAAGATTGCCAAATGTGATCCGGAATACATCATTACATCTAACGCAGCTGTATCGGCGACCGCGTTTGCAGCAGAATTGTTTGTACAGAACCTTGTTGAAGAATCGCTGGTGTTAGCACAATTAAATTCGAAGGGCAAGACAAGCCTACGACTAAGTTTAAATTCTATCGAAGAATGtgtagaaaaaaaagaaaatttcagatTCTTGGAGGACGTTATTaaacaattgaagaaaaatagctCTCTCAACAAGATGAGAGAACTTGGAAAGCAACCGGGATCAGATAATCAGCAAgccgatgaagaagagccACAGCTGCATcaagacgatgatgaaagcGAAGACGAAGGCgcagaagatgatgaagaagacgatgGATCTGAACAAGAGGAACCTGCGCACCAGGAAGAACTCATAGATGATCGTGAAATcgacgaagatgataaGCCTCCGCGTAGTGTGGCAACTTTACTGTCGAGGTTTCAATACAAATCAACGCTGGATGCAGGTGAGCGATCAGATTCTTCTGATCATGAAACAGATGAGGGGAAGAACAAATATACTTAG